A genomic region of Streptosporangium lutulentum contains the following coding sequences:
- a CDS encoding HesB/IscA family protein → MSVESSETSTAQGLILSSAAAAKVKSLLEQQGEEGLQLRVAVQPGGCSGLRYQLFFDDRSMDGDVVSDFDGVSVVTDRMSAPYLAGATVDFVDTIEKQGFTIDNPNAGGSCACGDSFN, encoded by the coding sequence ATGTCGGTTGAGAGCAGCGAGACCAGCACGGCGCAGGGCCTGATCCTTAGCTCGGCGGCCGCGGCCAAGGTCAAGAGCCTGCTGGAGCAGCAGGGCGAGGAGGGCCTTCAGCTGCGCGTGGCCGTGCAGCCCGGTGGCTGTTCCGGCCTGCGCTACCAGCTCTTCTTTGACGACCGTTCGATGGACGGCGACGTCGTCTCGGACTTCGACGGCGTGAGTGTCGTCACCGACCGGATGAGCGCGCCGTACCTCGCGGGTGCCACGGTCGACTTCGTCGACACGATCGAGAAGCAGGGCTTCACGATCGACAACCCGAACGCCGGCGGTTCGTGCGCCTGCGGCGACTCGTTCAACTAG
- the nadA gene encoding quinolinate synthase NadA, with protein MTTTDTGLPLFVLGRETDPHSERGVDCPGELPSASDPALVERARRAKAALGDRVFVLGHHYQRDEVIQFADVTGDSFKLAREAAARPDAEYIVFCGVHFMAESADILTGDSQKVVLPDLAAGCSMADMATFDQVEECWEALEDAGIAEITVPVTYMNSSADIKAFCGRNGGVVCTSSNARRALEWAFSRGEKVLFLPDQHLGRNTAVLEMGLSLDDCVVYNPHRPNGGLTAGQLENAKVILWKGHCSVHGRFSAECVDDVRERIPGVNVLVHPECRHEVVTKADHVGSTEYIIKKLEEAPAGSSWAVGTELNLVKRLGTMFPDKNVTFLDRTVCYCSTMNRIDLPHLVWSLESLAAGQVVNQITVDEDTSHWAKVALERMLALP; from the coding sequence ATGACGACCACCGATACCGGACTTCCGCTCTTCGTCCTCGGCCGGGAGACCGACCCGCACAGCGAGCGAGGTGTCGACTGCCCGGGCGAGTTGCCGTCCGCCTCCGACCCGGCGCTCGTCGAGCGCGCACGGCGGGCCAAGGCGGCGCTGGGAGACAGGGTCTTCGTGCTGGGGCACCACTACCAGCGTGACGAGGTCATCCAGTTCGCCGACGTGACCGGCGACTCGTTCAAACTCGCCAGGGAGGCCGCGGCCCGGCCGGACGCCGAGTACATCGTCTTCTGCGGCGTGCACTTCATGGCCGAGTCCGCCGACATCCTCACCGGCGACTCCCAGAAGGTCGTGCTGCCCGACCTCGCGGCCGGGTGCTCGATGGCCGACATGGCCACGTTCGACCAGGTCGAGGAGTGCTGGGAGGCACTGGAGGACGCCGGGATCGCCGAGATCACGGTTCCGGTCACCTACATGAACTCCAGCGCCGACATCAAGGCGTTCTGCGGGCGCAACGGCGGCGTCGTGTGCACCTCCTCCAACGCCAGGCGCGCCCTGGAGTGGGCCTTCTCCCGCGGGGAGAAGGTGCTGTTCCTGCCCGACCAGCATCTGGGCCGCAACACCGCGGTCCTGGAGATGGGCCTCTCCCTGGACGACTGCGTCGTCTACAACCCGCACCGGCCGAACGGCGGGCTGACCGCCGGGCAGCTTGAGAACGCCAAGGTGATCCTGTGGAAGGGACACTGCTCGGTGCACGGCCGCTTCAGCGCCGAGTGCGTGGACGACGTCCGCGAGCGGATTCCCGGCGTCAACGTGCTGGTCCACCCCGAGTGCAGGCACGAGGTCGTCACCAAGGCCGACCACGTCGGCTCGACCGAGTACATCATCAAGAAGCTCGAAGAGGCCCCGGCCGGGTCCTCCTGGGCGGTGGGCACCGAGCTGAACCTGGTCAAGCGACTGGGAACCATGTTCCCCGACAAGAATGTGACGTTCCTCGACCGGACCGTCTGCTACTGCTCGACGATGAACCGGATCGACCTCCCGCACCTGGTGTGGTCGCTGGAGTCCCTCGCGGCGGGCCAGGTCGTCAACCAGATCACCGTGGACGAGGACACCTCCCACTGGGCCAAGGTCGCCCTGGAGCGGATGCTCGCGCTTCCCTGA
- a CDS encoding SIMPL domain-containing protein, with amino-acid sequence MIKISHTVAAAVLVSMGSLGLFGGTALADSGTTKTIVEDRKSRITVRGEGSHSSAPDVMRLNVGVEVRRPTAGAAFAEARKVAAALTQVLVKAGIEAKDLRTNALSLGPEYENYPKVVGYRATQGVEALVRDIGSADRVVDAVGSMSEDVRLNGISFEVSDDGAALRAARDAAFVDARARAEQYAGLAGRELGRVVTITEEDVSRPVVLMAAAKFEDGGSISPGRQTITVNVQVVYQLN; translated from the coding sequence ATGATCAAGATATCTCACACCGTGGCCGCGGCTGTTCTTGTCTCCATGGGCTCTCTGGGGCTGTTCGGCGGGACCGCGCTCGCCGATTCCGGGACCACGAAGACGATCGTGGAAGACAGGAAGTCGCGGATCACGGTCCGGGGAGAGGGAAGCCACTCCTCGGCTCCCGACGTCATGAGACTGAACGTCGGTGTCGAGGTACGCCGCCCCACCGCCGGGGCGGCCTTCGCCGAGGCGCGCAAGGTGGCCGCCGCACTGACCCAGGTGCTGGTGAAGGCGGGGATCGAGGCCAAGGACCTGCGGACCAACGCGTTGTCCCTCGGCCCCGAGTACGAGAACTACCCCAAGGTCGTCGGGTACCGCGCGACGCAGGGGGTCGAGGCCCTGGTGCGCGACATCGGGTCCGCCGACCGGGTGGTCGACGCGGTGGGTTCGATGAGTGAGGACGTCCGGCTGAACGGCATCTCCTTCGAGGTGTCCGACGACGGCGCGGCGCTCAGGGCGGCGCGTGACGCCGCCTTCGTGGACGCCCGGGCCCGCGCCGAGCAGTACGCCGGGCTGGCCGGCCGCGAGCTGGGCCGCGTCGTGACGATCACCGAGGAGGACGTCTCCCGGCCGGTGGTGCTCATGGCCGCCGCCAAGTTCGAGGACGGTGGCTCGATCAGCCCCGGCCGGCAGACGATCACGGTCAACGTGCAGGTGGTCTACCAGCTCAACTGA
- a CDS encoding maleylpyruvate isomerase family mycothiol-dependent enzyme, translating into MRDWSHAEHVRATGVEIGRMADVLRDADMSTPVRTCPGWNLAELTTHLGGLHRWVAAMVRDLAERPYDRNGTDPGLPADPGGYPAWLGEGAGPLSEALLSQDPQAPMWSWGGERRVGFWSRRQLHEAVVHRVDAELALGLPVSIDEDVAADGVEEFLEVLPYVRWNPGVAELRGAGETISLQADTGAGWVVTLDPDRFHHQRSLQPGTVTVRTTTSADLLLVLWGRRSADDYAVEGDAGLLGWWREHTGI; encoded by the coding sequence ATGAGGGACTGGAGCCACGCCGAGCACGTCCGGGCCACCGGGGTGGAGATCGGCCGAATGGCGGACGTCCTGCGGGACGCCGACATGTCCACCCCGGTGCGGACCTGTCCCGGCTGGAACCTGGCCGAGCTCACCACCCATCTCGGCGGCCTGCACCGCTGGGTGGCGGCCATGGTGCGCGACCTGGCCGAGCGGCCCTACGACCGAAACGGGACGGATCCGGGTCTGCCCGCCGACCCGGGCGGCTACCCCGCCTGGTTGGGGGAGGGGGCGGGCCCGCTGTCCGAGGCGCTGCTGTCGCAGGACCCGCAGGCGCCCATGTGGTCGTGGGGCGGTGAGAGGCGGGTGGGGTTCTGGTCGCGGCGGCAGCTCCACGAAGCCGTGGTGCACCGGGTGGACGCCGAGCTCGCGCTGGGTCTCCCGGTCTCGATCGACGAGGACGTGGCGGCCGACGGGGTCGAGGAGTTTCTCGAGGTCCTGCCGTACGTGCGCTGGAACCCCGGCGTGGCCGAGCTCAGGGGCGCGGGTGAGACGATCTCCCTGCAGGCCGACACCGGCGCCGGGTGGGTGGTCACCCTGGACCCCGACCGTTTCCACCATCAGAGATCCCTCCAGCCGGGAACGGTGACCGTCCGCACCACCACCTCGGCCGACCTGCTGCTGGTGCTGTGGGGACGGCGCAGCGCCGACGACTACGCCGTCGAAGGGGACGCCGGTCTCCTCGGCTGGTGGCGGGAACACACGGGAATCTGA
- a CDS encoding serine/threonine-protein kinase, producing the protein MPDLAPLRPGDPRRVREYRLTGRLGEGGQGTVYLGVSPTGTRVAVKLLRPDLARDSEARERFVREVSTARRVAPFCTAAVIGTGIDRRRPYIVSEYIEGPTLEAVVASEGPRGGPALHRLAIGTVTALVAIHQAGIAHRDFKPSNVLLAPDGPRVIDFGIAKALDRTSTLTATTIGTPSYMTPEQLAGEDAGAPADMFAWGAAMVFAATGRPPFGADSLPAIFNRIVNLEPDLRGIADPALRDLIGQCLAKDAARRPTAGEALLRLLGHAGGAPGAVTPAAPRGILAEGSAAASSHAVREPPAYPAPAGTSAKDRGGLRAAIGGGLVVTLVAVGGLTLALRGPAPEVIGPGRASGPRDVTAPPPSGSAVTPAPAVSGPPPASRTIRLPGSSITIHESDDDPIRLSSYSLDGDAHLYVREPGTSRFTKDDRYFQYTVNPSGSHALGTERTYDRSGHAVVAVVDRRSGTVSRIRVAEDPVYPTLPQWSPDGGKGLVTLYEIVGKARRESRAYGYAVIDVATKKARVVRVKEKDAGTWSYFWRGDGRAVGTWALTGETQRIRFYDLGGTVLQTLLDVGAPITVEGDDVSPSGSMLMTYCKGTNQEICIWSTSADGEAKARIPFKTERLVGWYDDRHIAGWRRSGTGYEAVVIDFRGQVKRVLATSADPAEYDRQFTRYTRELR; encoded by the coding sequence ATGCCGGACCTCGCGCCCCTGCGGCCCGGGGATCCCCGGCGAGTGCGGGAGTACCGGCTCACCGGCCGGCTGGGCGAGGGCGGTCAGGGAACGGTCTACCTGGGTGTGTCGCCCACGGGCACCCGCGTCGCGGTCAAACTGCTCCGTCCCGACCTCGCCCGGGACTCCGAGGCGAGGGAGCGTTTCGTCCGCGAGGTCAGTACGGCCCGGCGGGTCGCCCCCTTCTGCACCGCCGCGGTGATCGGCACCGGCATCGACCGGCGGCGGCCGTACATCGTCAGCGAATACATCGAGGGCCCGACGCTGGAGGCCGTCGTGGCCTCCGAGGGGCCGCGCGGGGGGCCGGCCCTGCACCGCCTGGCGATCGGCACCGTCACCGCGCTGGTCGCGATCCACCAGGCGGGGATCGCGCACCGCGACTTCAAGCCGTCCAACGTGCTGCTCGCCCCGGACGGCCCCAGAGTGATCGACTTCGGCATCGCCAAGGCGCTCGACCGGACCTCCACGCTGACCGCGACGACGATCGGCACCCCGTCCTACATGACCCCCGAGCAACTGGCGGGGGAGGACGCCGGGGCACCCGCGGACATGTTCGCCTGGGGCGCCGCGATGGTCTTCGCGGCCACCGGCCGGCCGCCGTTCGGCGCCGACAGCCTGCCCGCGATCTTCAATCGGATCGTGAACCTGGAGCCCGACCTGCGGGGGATCGCCGATCCGGCGCTGCGCGACCTGATCGGGCAGTGCCTGGCCAAGGACGCGGCCCGGCGCCCCACGGCGGGGGAGGCGCTGCTGCGGCTGCTCGGCCACGCGGGCGGCGCACCCGGTGCGGTGACGCCCGCCGCGCCCCGCGGCATCCTCGCCGAGGGCTCGGCCGCCGCCTCGTCGCACGCGGTCCGGGAGCCCCCGGCGTATCCGGCGCCGGCAGGGACCTCCGCCAAGGACCGGGGCGGGCTCCGGGCCGCGATCGGCGGAGGGCTCGTGGTCACGCTCGTGGCGGTGGGGGGACTCACCCTGGCGCTGAGGGGCCCGGCGCCCGAGGTGATCGGGCCCGGCCGGGCGAGCGGCCCGCGGGACGTGACCGCCCCGCCGCCCTCCGGCTCCGCGGTCACGCCGGCCCCGGCCGTCTCCGGCCCGCCCCCGGCGAGCAGGACGATCAGGCTGCCCGGGAGTTCGATCACGATCCACGAGAGTGACGACGACCCGATCCGGCTGAGCTCCTACAGCCTGGACGGGGACGCGCACCTCTACGTCCGCGAGCCCGGGACCAGCCGGTTCACCAAGGACGACAGGTATTTCCAGTACACGGTGAACCCCTCGGGCAGCCACGCGCTGGGCACCGAGCGGACCTACGACAGGAGCGGCCACGCCGTCGTCGCGGTCGTCGACCGGCGGTCCGGCACGGTGAGCCGGATCAGGGTCGCCGAGGATCCGGTCTACCCGACGCTGCCGCAGTGGTCCCCGGACGGCGGAAAGGGCCTGGTGACGCTCTACGAGATCGTCGGCAAGGCCCGCAGGGAGAGCAGGGCGTACGGCTACGCGGTCATCGACGTCGCCACGAAAAAGGCCAGGGTCGTCCGCGTGAAGGAGAAGGACGCGGGCACGTGGAGCTATTTCTGGCGGGGGGACGGCCGGGCGGTCGGCACCTGGGCGCTCACCGGGGAGACCCAGCGCATCCGTTTCTATGACCTGGGGGGCACCGTGCTGCAGACTTTGCTCGACGTCGGCGCTCCGATCACCGTGGAGGGCGACGACGTCTCTCCGTCGGGCTCGATGCTCATGACGTACTGCAAGGGAACGAACCAGGAGATCTGTATCTGGTCCACCTCCGCCGACGGGGAGGCCAAGGCCCGGATCCCGTTCAAGACCGAGCGGCTCGTCGGCTGGTACGACGACCGGCACATCGCGGGCTGGCGGCGGTCGGGCACCGGCTACGAGGCCGTGGTGATCGACTTCAGGGGGCAGGTCAAGCGGGTGCTGGCCACCAGTGCCGATCCGGCGGAGTACGACAGGCAGTTCACGCGCTACACGAGGGAGCTGAGATGA
- the pspAB gene encoding PspA-associated protein PspAB produces MSWWDVLLGRTEPAKADLDALFALPSAAVTLQAATGFAPTGLGSVCFRSAEGGAFAALERDIAALLDAGGGPPVEISQDTYGYTWLLARRAPEQFSDLVTDLHAVNSSLEAAAFGPSLLCSLLSFADPNGRKLGLVYLYKQGTFYPFAPLPDRRRDNALELEMRAVLADELPIEPDLGRWFPLWGAPGL; encoded by the coding sequence GTGAGCTGGTGGGATGTGCTGCTGGGCCGTACCGAACCGGCGAAGGCCGACCTGGACGCGCTGTTCGCGCTCCCGTCGGCGGCGGTGACCTTGCAGGCCGCGACCGGTTTCGCGCCCACCGGGCTGGGGTCGGTCTGCTTCCGCTCGGCCGAGGGCGGGGCCTTCGCCGCGCTGGAACGCGACATCGCCGCGCTGCTGGACGCGGGTGGCGGCCCGCCGGTGGAGATCTCCCAGGACACCTACGGGTACACGTGGTTGCTGGCGCGCCGCGCGCCCGAGCAGTTCAGCGATCTGGTCACCGACCTGCACGCCGTCAACTCCTCCCTTGAGGCGGCGGCCTTCGGTCCCTCCCTGCTCTGCTCGCTGCTCTCCTTCGCCGATCCGAACGGCCGCAAGCTCGGCCTGGTCTACCTCTACAAGCAGGGCACCTTCTACCCGTTCGCGCCGCTGCCGGACCGGCGCAGGGACAACGCGCTGGAGCTGGAGATGCGGGCCGTGCTGGCCGACGAGCTCCCGATCGAGCCCGACCTCGGCCGCTGGTTCCCGCTCTGGGGCGCCCCGGGCCTTTAG
- the htpX gene encoding zinc metalloprotease HtpX, giving the protein MAQTRFAPDRGLTSRMVLTMFLLGLLYVVFVGVLVALGLRTVMVLLIAGGILLVQYFLSDRIALFAMHGRVVSPQEAPELHGMIDRLSAIADMPKPRVAIADSDVPNAFATGRNQKNSVVCVTTGLLRRLDGTELEGVLAHEMSHVAHRDVAVMTIASFLGMVAGLMTRIALYSGLGGRSRDDRSGGLPIGLIILLVSVLVYAVSFLLTRALSRYRELAADRAGALLTQRPSALASALVKISGEMARIPTRDLREAEPFNAFFFVPALSGKASLAAILATHPPLERRLDQLAKISAQLGRGV; this is encoded by the coding sequence ATGGCACAAACCCGGTTTGCCCCGGACCGGGGCCTGACCAGCCGTATGGTCCTGACCATGTTCCTGCTCGGACTGCTCTATGTGGTCTTCGTGGGGGTGCTGGTCGCGCTGGGATTGCGGACGGTCATGGTGCTGCTCATAGCCGGCGGCATCCTGCTGGTCCAGTACTTCCTGTCCGACCGCATCGCACTGTTCGCGATGCACGGACGTGTGGTCTCACCGCAGGAGGCCCCCGAGTTGCACGGCATGATCGACCGGCTCAGCGCCATCGCCGACATGCCGAAGCCGCGGGTGGCGATCGCCGACTCGGACGTTCCGAACGCGTTCGCCACCGGCCGCAACCAGAAGAACTCGGTGGTCTGCGTGACCACCGGCCTGCTGCGCCGCCTTGACGGGACCGAGCTTGAGGGCGTGCTCGCCCACGAGATGTCCCATGTGGCCCACCGGGACGTCGCGGTGATGACGATCGCGTCCTTCCTCGGCATGGTCGCCGGGCTCATGACCAGGATCGCGCTCTACAGCGGCCTGGGCGGGCGCAGCCGTGACGACAGGAGCGGCGGCCTCCCGATCGGCTTGATCATCCTGCTGGTCTCGGTCCTGGTGTACGCGGTCAGCTTCCTGCTCACCCGGGCGCTGTCGCGCTATCGCGAGCTGGCCGCCGACCGTGCGGGAGCCCTGCTCACCCAGCGGCCCTCGGCCCTGGCCAGCGCGCTGGTCAAGATCAGCGGAGAGATGGCCCGCATACCGACCAGGGATCTGCGCGAGGCCGAGCCGTTCAACGCCTTCTTCTTCGTCCCCGCGCTGTCCGGCAAGGCCAGCCTGGCCGCGATCCTGGCGACCCACCCTCCGCTGGAACGGCGTCTGGACCAGCTCGCCAAGATCTCCGCCCAACTCGGACGGGGAGTGTGA
- the pspAA gene encoding PspA-associated protein PspAA, producing MIVRIMGEGQIEIGPNDLEVLNALDTDLEAAIETGDEETFRVRLHDLLDKVRHVGKALPDDSLESSELILPPADASMDEVRAMLGDEGLIPG from the coding sequence GTGATCGTTCGCATCATGGGGGAAGGACAGATCGAGATCGGCCCCAACGATCTTGAGGTCCTCAACGCCCTGGACACCGATCTGGAGGCGGCCATCGAGACCGGGGACGAGGAGACGTTCCGGGTCCGGCTGCACGACCTGCTGGACAAGGTCCGCCACGTCGGCAAGGCGCTTCCGGACGACAGCCTCGAATCCTCCGAGCTGATTTTGCCTCCGGCTGACGCTTCCATGGACGAAGTGCGGGCAATGCTCGGCGATGAAGGTCTGATTCCCGGCTAG
- a CDS encoding PspA/IM30 family protein — protein sequence MSVMKRLSLIFKSKANNALDKMEDPRETLDYSYQRQLELLQKVRRGVADVATSRKRVELQINQIEAQSRKLEEQGRKALGVGREDLAREALTRRGGLQTQIADLRVQHDNLQAEEEKLTTASQRLQAKVDSFRTRKETIKATYTAAEAQTRINEAFSGISEEMGDVGLAIQRAEDKTASMQARAGAIDELLASGALDDYSGQRGDDIQAELDRMGGGHDVELEIARMKAELGQGSTPKSAIEQGPAQQQPQPNQQPQSNQTQQLRQPGEGL from the coding sequence ATGAGCGTGATGAAGAGACTTTCGTTGATCTTCAAGTCCAAGGCGAACAACGCTTTGGACAAGATGGAGGATCCGCGCGAAACCCTGGACTACTCCTATCAGCGCCAGTTGGAGTTGTTGCAGAAGGTGCGCCGGGGCGTGGCCGACGTCGCCACCTCGCGTAAGCGGGTGGAGTTGCAGATCAACCAGATCGAGGCCCAGTCGCGCAAGCTTGAGGAACAGGGGCGCAAGGCGCTTGGCGTCGGTCGTGAGGATCTCGCCCGCGAGGCCCTGACCCGCAGGGGAGGCCTGCAGACCCAGATCGCCGACCTTCGCGTGCAGCACGACAACCTGCAGGCCGAGGAGGAGAAGCTCACCACCGCCTCGCAGCGGCTGCAGGCCAAGGTTGACTCCTTCCGCACCAGGAAGGAGACGATCAAGGCGACCTACACCGCGGCCGAGGCGCAGACGCGGATCAACGAGGCGTTCTCCGGCATCTCCGAGGAGATGGGCGACGTCGGTCTGGCGATCCAGCGGGCCGAGGACAAGACGGCCTCCATGCAGGCCCGCGCGGGTGCCATCGACGAACTGCTGGCCAGCGGTGCGCTCGACGACTACAGCGGGCAGCGCGGCGACGACATCCAGGCCGAGCTCGACCGCATGGGCGGCGGGCACGACGTGGAGCTGGAGATCGCGCGGATGAAGGCCGAGCTCGGCCAGGGCAGCACGCCCAAGAGCGCGATCGAGCAGGGGCCGGCCCAGCAGCAGCCACAGCCGAACCAGCAGCCGCAGTCGAACCAGACTCAGCAGCTGCGCCAGCCGGGGGAGGGACTGTGA
- a CDS encoding DUF3043 domain-containing protein produces MFRRTQTTADDSPASDNDPKPAGKGRPTPKRRDAEGRRRQPVNAPQNRKEAYKQLRERQANDRVKAREGMMRGDEKYFPARDRGPARKFARDWVDSRRVISQYFLPFSLLILLLTWVPFPADVRGVVYVAVITIGWPLMMVGVLFTSIWVSWKVKKLVAEKYPDESVKGVGFYAAMRALQIRKLRFPPPVFLPGGKPAPPKR; encoded by the coding sequence GTGTTCCGACGTACCCAGACCACCGCGGACGACTCCCCCGCCTCCGATAACGATCCTAAGCCTGCGGGCAAGGGACGTCCCACACCCAAGCGCCGGGACGCCGAAGGCCGTCGCCGTCAGCCGGTGAACGCCCCCCAGAACCGCAAAGAGGCCTACAAACAGCTCCGCGAGCGCCAGGCCAACGATCGCGTCAAGGCGCGCGAGGGCATGATGCGCGGCGACGAGAAGTACTTCCCCGCCCGCGACCGAGGGCCCGCCCGCAAGTTCGCCCGCGACTGGGTCGACTCCCGCCGGGTCATCAGCCAGTACTTCCTGCCGTTCTCACTCCTCATCCTCCTGCTCACCTGGGTCCCCTTCCCGGCCGACGTCCGCGGGGTCGTCTACGTCGCGGTGATCACGATCGGCTGGCCTCTGATGATGGTCGGCGTGCTGTTCACCTCGATCTGGGTGTCCTGGAAGGTCAAGAAACTCGTCGCCGAGAAGTACCCCGACGAGAGCGTCAAGGGTGTCGGTTTCTACGCCGCCATGCGCGCACTGCAGATTCGCAAGCTGCGCTTCCCTCCGCCGGTCTTCCTGCCCGGAGGCAAGCCCGCCCCGCCGAAGAGGTAG
- a CDS encoding SMI1/KNR4 family protein, with protein sequence MSKLITSRWVRLVLAVAAVAAIVVAVLRLRRSPAGQNPATSETASGGETGEAGNAPEPSWPPVPILGVPTDDDLVRYATGPSALERFFGDLPSRAPRAPLEEVARGRLIRWGVVGLGLCLLVLGTQVLENAVFSKDLETVEETTAFVGTAGGEPDGRESDSCPEEAYGVTPGGEVGVATTAVGCVFNDVFPWTGSDGEASGDVSLEILNGAGAADGDRAEEEPVPVREPVTDADCRPEVREPRARAVSPTVTRAVNRQWRRIETWLKTNAPKTRLTLGEPAKARTIAVAEAQMGLRFPDDLRASLLRHNGAVFARDTRAFGFLGHENQDVRAIRDHWRGLCEIDGGEEGDPRSEWWDGRMIPFGADGSGDHLVIDSAVRDVGETDHEGQLGFTPGEIRIGSYYALLKATANALETGGSVGYWKPEAVDGELEWNIPDKS encoded by the coding sequence ATGTCGAAGTTGATCACTTCCCGGTGGGTACGGCTCGTGCTCGCGGTCGCCGCGGTGGCGGCGATCGTCGTGGCGGTCCTTCGCCTGCGCCGGAGTCCGGCGGGGCAGAATCCGGCGACTTCCGAGACGGCCTCCGGGGGCGAGACCGGGGAGGCCGGGAACGCCCCCGAGCCGTCGTGGCCTCCGGTTCCGATCCTGGGCGTCCCCACCGACGACGACCTGGTGCGCTATGCCACCGGGCCCTCCGCCCTGGAGAGGTTCTTCGGGGACCTCCCGTCCAGGGCGCCGAGGGCGCCGCTGGAGGAGGTCGCCCGGGGGCGCCTGATCCGGTGGGGCGTCGTCGGGCTCGGGCTGTGCCTCCTGGTCCTCGGCACGCAGGTCCTCGAGAACGCGGTCTTCTCGAAAGATCTGGAAACCGTCGAGGAGACGACGGCCTTCGTGGGAACCGCCGGAGGGGAGCCGGACGGGCGCGAGAGCGATTCGTGTCCCGAAGAGGCGTACGGCGTGACGCCCGGAGGGGAGGTCGGCGTCGCGACGACGGCCGTCGGATGCGTGTTCAATGACGTCTTCCCCTGGACCGGGTCGGACGGCGAGGCCTCCGGGGACGTCTCCCTGGAGATCCTGAACGGTGCGGGGGCGGCGGACGGTGATCGGGCCGAGGAGGAGCCGGTTCCGGTCCGTGAGCCGGTTACGGACGCGGACTGCCGGCCGGAGGTCCGGGAGCCGAGGGCGCGAGCCGTCAGCCCGACGGTGACCCGGGCGGTGAACCGGCAGTGGCGGCGGATCGAGACGTGGCTGAAGACCAACGCCCCCAAGACCCGTCTCACGCTCGGCGAACCCGCCAAGGCCCGGACGATCGCGGTCGCGGAGGCGCAGATGGGCCTGCGGTTCCCCGACGACCTCCGGGCCTCCCTGCTCCGCCACAACGGAGCCGTCTTCGCGAGGGACACCCGGGCGTTCGGCTTCCTCGGCCACGAGAATCAAGACGTCCGCGCCATCCGTGACCACTGGCGAGGGCTGTGCGAGATCGACGGGGGCGAGGAGGGCGATCCGCGATCGGAGTGGTGGGACGGGCGGATGATCCCGTTCGGCGCCGACGGGAGCGGCGATCATCTGGTGATCGACTCCGCGGTGCGCGACGTCGGGGAAACCGACCACGAAGGTCAGCTGGGCTTCACGCCGGGAGAGATCCGGATCGGCTCGTACTACGCGCTGCTGAAGGCGACCGCGAACGCTCTGGAGACCGGCGGGTCCGTCGGTTACTGGAAGCCCGAAGCGGTCGACGGCGAGCTGGAGTGGAACATCCCCGACAAGTCATGA
- a CDS encoding aldo/keto reductase family protein produces the protein MEFRHLGRSGLMISEISYGNWITHGSQVEEDAAKQCVQAALDEGITTFDTADVYAGTKAEEVLGRALKGVRRESLEILTKVYWPTGKGPNDRGLSRKHITESIHGSLRRLQTDYVDLYQAHRFDYETPMEETLKTFDDLVRQGKVLYVGVSEWNADQISRALKIADEMGFDRLVSNQPQYSMLWRVIEEEIVPLSEKEGLSQIVFSPIAQGVLTGKYLPGQPAPSGSRATDPSGGNMIAKLLNDELLARVQELKPIAADLGLSMAQLAVAWVLQNPNVASAIVGATRPEQVRDNVKASGVKLDADVLKKIDDVLGSLVERDPAKTVSPPKRA, from the coding sequence ATGGAATTCCGTCACCTTGGCCGCAGCGGTCTCATGATCAGCGAGATCAGCTACGGCAACTGGATCACCCACGGTTCCCAGGTCGAGGAGGACGCCGCCAAGCAGTGCGTGCAGGCCGCCCTCGACGAGGGAATCACCACCTTCGACACCGCCGATGTCTACGCGGGTACCAAAGCGGAGGAAGTGCTCGGCCGGGCCCTGAAGGGCGTCCGCCGCGAGTCCCTGGAGATCCTCACCAAGGTCTACTGGCCCACCGGCAAGGGCCCCAACGACCGTGGACTGTCCCGCAAGCACATCACCGAGTCCATCCACGGCTCGCTGCGGCGCCTGCAGACCGACTACGTCGACCTGTACCAGGCTCACCGTTTCGACTACGAGACGCCGATGGAGGAGACCCTCAAGACCTTCGACGACCTCGTACGGCAGGGCAAGGTCCTCTATGTCGGTGTCAGCGAGTGGAACGCCGACCAGATCTCCCGGGCTTTGAAGATCGCTGACGAGATGGGCTTCGACCGCCTGGTCTCCAACCAGCCGCAGTACTCGATGTTGTGGCGGGTCATCGAGGAGGAGATCGTGCCGCTGAGCGAGAAGGAGGGTCTCAGCCAGATCGTCTTCTCCCCGATCGCCCAGGGCGTGCTCACCGGCAAGTATCTGCCGGGCCAGCCGGCGCCCTCCGGTTCCCGGGCCACCGACCCGTCCGGTGGCAACATGATCGCCAAGTTGCTGAACGACGAGTTGCTCGCCCGCGTCCAGGAATTGAAGCCGATCGCCGCCGACCTCGGCCTGAGCATGGCCCAGCTTGCCGTGGCCTGGGTGTTGCAGAACCCGAACGTGGCCTCCGCCATCGTTGGGGCGACCAGGCCGGAGCAGGTCCGTGACAACGTCAAGGCGAGCGGTGTGAAGCTGGACGCCGACGTGTTGAAGAAGATCGACGATGTTCTTGGCTCGCTCGTCGAGCGGGACCCCGCCAAGACCGTCAGCCCCCCGAAGCGCGCCTGA